One window of the Diospyros lotus cultivar Yz01 chromosome 12, ASM1463336v1, whole genome shotgun sequence genome contains the following:
- the LOC127787487 gene encoding protein FAR1-RELATED SEQUENCE 6-like, whose protein sequence is MDMVMEECKLAHGVSCLQNTPKGDQFSYYNEEDVVVENDEIEVGVDNECTLEASEIVVPTVGMKFRDHNKIFEFYKTYAYGVGFPVRKRSSRKDDDGLLKYVTFTYSREGRRTGDTSSFLRSQPTIKIGGFARLTITTDLNRVWRVTKVILEHNHPTSPLKSRLYRCNQKLTEKVKRKLKVNNIAGIPMHKSYNSAVVEADGYENLPFIEKDYRNYIDQIRRLRLEEGDAAVIQAYFTKMQA, encoded by the coding sequence GAGATCAATTTTCGTATTATAATGAAGAGGATGTAGTTGTCGAGAACGATGAGATTGAAGTAGGGGTGGACAATGAATGCACATTAGAGGCTAGTGAGATCGTTGTGCCTACGGTTGGGATGAAGTTTAGAGACCACAAcaagatttttgaattttacaaaacaTATGCTTATGGTGTGGGTTTCCCTGTTAGGaaaagatcttcaagaaaagaTGATGATGGTTTGTTGAAGTATGTGACATTTACTTATAGTCGAGAAGGCCGAAGAACTGGGGATACAAGTAGTTTTTTGAGGTCTCAACCAACCATCAAAATAGGGGGTTTTGCTAGGCTGACAATTACGACAGATTTAAACAGAGTATGGCGTGTTACCAAAGTCATCTTGGAGCATAATCACCCTACAAGTCCTTTAAAATCTAGGCTTTATCGATGTAATCAAAAATTGACTGAAAAGGTGAAACGAAAACTTAAAGTCAACAACATAGCTGGTATTCCAATGCATAAGAGTTACAACTCAGCTGTTGTTGAAGCGGATGGATATGAGAATCTTCCATTTATAGAAAAGGATTATAGAAATTATATTGATCAAATTAGGCGATTAAGACTTGAGGAGGGTGATGCAGCTGTTATACAAGCCTACTTTACAAAAATGCAAGCCTAA